A genomic segment from Hypomesus transpacificus isolate Combined female chromosome 13, fHypTra1, whole genome shotgun sequence encodes:
- the nog2 gene encoding noggin-2, with translation MGFSQTLLIYVLVSIHLGVSQHYLRLRPSPSDNLPVPDLKEDPDPEYDPREQDLSERTLRKKLGSNFDPNFMSIISPVLVNLSVHDTQMKLQGPMPNDIKKLDLTETPYGKRVKVGKKARRKFLQWLWTYTHCPVVYSWKDLGVRFWPRWIKEGNCFNERSCSFPEGMFCKPVKSITKTFLRWYCQGFLRQKYCTWIPVQYPIISECKCSC, from the coding sequence ATGGGCTTCTCTCAAACGCTACTCATTTATGTGCTGGTGTCCATTCACCTTGGAGTTTCCCAGCATTATCTTCGCCTTCGTCCCTCGCCCAGCGATAACCTCCCCGTGCCAGACCTAAAGGAGGACCCTGACCCGGAATACGACCCGCGCGAGCAGGACTTGTCCGAGAGGACTCTGCGGAAAAAGCTGGGCAGCAACTTCGACCCTAACTTCATGTCCATCATCTCACCCGTGCTGGTAAACCTCTCCGTGCATGACACACAGATGAAGCTGCAAGGACCTATGCCCAACGACATTAAAAAGCTTGACCTCACGGAGACTCCCTATGGGAAGAGGGTAAAAGTGGGCAAGAAAGCACGCAGGAAATTCCTGCAGTGGTTATGGACGTATACGCACTGTCCGGTGGTATACAGCTGGAAAGACCTGGGCGTGAGGTTCTGGCCACGCTGGATCAAGGAGGGCAACTGTTTCAATGAGCGCTCGTGTTCCTTCCCTGAGGGGATGTTTTGCAAACCTGTCAAGTCGATCACCAAGACTTTCCTCCGGTGGTATTGTCAAGGGTTTTTAAGACAGAAATATTGTACGTGGATACCGGTGCAATATCCAATCATCTCAGAGTGCAAGTGCTCGTGCTGA